DNA sequence from the Acipenser ruthenus chromosome 20, fAciRut3.2 maternal haplotype, whole genome shotgun sequence genome:
GGAAAGTACCGTGCTTCCCTGTTTTCAGAATTCTGCTTACACTGACTATTGACTGTATAATCGCTACTGGCTGAGACACGTTTCTGTAGCATTATTCTCCACCTAAAGAAATCCAATGATCACAAACAATACCATTGAAGGTAGTTGTTTTCCTGCAAGTATCTGGATTTGATTTCTTACTTGATTCATTTTCGAGGTGAGCAGCAGAAATGGTTGTTTCTCTACTGGGATATCAGACTCAATATCAGACCCTGCCTGTACTTCTGCTACTAGTTCTCCTGAAGTCAGCTTCTGCCGGTAAGTTTTCTATTTATGCTACACTTCGGTCAATCACcgacttaaaaacaaataagcattTCACAATTTGAacatttacagctggtttcactgaTCTGGAATAACCCTTGTCTAGAATTACTTTACCTAAATAAACAttgagtagtccaagattagctcTAATCTGAGTCTGTGAAACCATCATATTGCTATTCTCGTGAAAAAGACAAGAGACAGTTGATGCTTttttaacacatactgaattatttcGTCCCTGAAAACTTTAGCTTTTTGTCAtggaaaaaaaatcaagtttTATATTTGCAGGCATTATAACTTTCAATTTAACAGTACTGAATTGATcttgttaaaaacatttttttttttttaaataaccaaacTATAACATTGACTGCTTTGAAAAGAGTAGAAGAGCAAAACTCTttttttcagcatgatggaaacACGGGAAGGCAGCTGGAAGGTTAAGTGCTACTAGGGGAACAATGATTTTAGCGTAAAGTAACATACTGTACTAAATGAACTCTCTGTTACcttaaccaactccccagtaatgttgttgaatctgacacactgggatccttcaagaagctgcttgatgagattctgggggcAATCAGTTACtacaaccaaataagcaagatgggccgaatggcctcctctcgttttgtaaactttcttatgttcttaacacacGTGCAACAGCTCTCACAGTTCAGCAGTTTACCCTGTGTTAGATGTTGTTTCTGTCCTATTCCAGGAACAAACACAATGATATGGAGTTTCACAAAGACCACCGGAGAAACGTGGCATCCAGAGTTTTTTGCAGTGGGGATGTTCAACGATGTGATATTGGCAAGCTTTAACAGCAATAACTTGCAGCCAGTCTCGCACTACAACTGGTTAGAGAAGGCTGTTAGCCAGAAAGACTGGGAAGAAAGTAGTTTACATGCTTTCAACAATGAGCAACTTTACAAAGAGAAATTAGAAACCCTAATGAAATGCTTTAACCATTCAAGaggtgagtacagacacacacacacacacacacacctattctATCAGACACACAGAGTAGGATATGGAACACATCATCCATAGATCACCCCTATTTTATATTGAAAGCTAATTATTTCTCTGAACAAACCCTTATATTTAGTTTTAAAGACCTCAAGTAATGCTAGTCTTGGACAATAACATTTAATTAATCCCAATGTCAAATTGAACCCATAATGTAACTAATAATTGGCCAAATcaaagtgttttaattattttaaacagttggaggaTTCAAGTTACATAATTATAAAAGGAACATGAATTCTCCAACTTTATAAGctaaaattttttaaaaagtctaattaagcaaatagtaaGTAACTGGAGATCAGATGGAACAAAAATGAGCAGACACAAGTCTTGAGGACCGTCGTTGAGTACCACTTAAACAAGAAATGAAAATGATTCCAAACTGCTCGCTACAGTAGTGAAAACCCAACTCAGTTTCCAAAACTGTAACCAAAAGTGTCTGGTTAGAGATGGGGAAGACgttgggggctcccaagtggcgcatccagctaAGGTGCTTGCTGAAGTGCAGGATGTGTCCTAAAGCTcagagatcgcaggttcaaatccggGGCTATGCCATTGCCGACTATGGCCGAGAGTTCCCAGGGAGTGGTACACAATTGGGAGGGTTCAAGTTGGCTGGGTAATTCCAGTCTCACTGAGTTACTGCAGGGATTGCAGCGTTGAGAAAGGgtcttaaaaataattggccattctgaATTGAGGAAAGaacggggtaaaataattggcaattccaaattaaaaaaaataataatactttatacGGTATGAGAAAAGGTTGCAGGTCTGAAATAACACTTTGTGAAGGTGGCCCACcttgaaagatgctatataaaataaaatttgattgattgaaacTGTATTAATTAATAAGCGTTTGCTACTGAAGCATCCTAGTAGAgcttttcatttgtgtttgtactCCAGGAGTTCACACGTTCCAGAGGGTGGTGGGCTGCGAGCTGGATGATGATGGGACGTCACGGGTAATATATGAGGATGCGTACGATGGAAACAATCTTCCTAGTGTGAATTCACAGAGCGATACTTGTATTGCGAATGCACAGGATCCATTCTTCAAACAGATATCAGAAGTCATAAAAGCTTACTTTGTCAACAAGCATACAGCAGAGTGTATCTTGTACTTGGAAAGGTTCTTGAAGCATgggaaaaacacattgaaaaggaGAGGTAAGAATCTCATAACACTGAGCTATATTACTATTGTAAGTTTGCTGCTGTTCTACAGGGAAGGCGACAGCACCCTGTTCTTCTCATTGGTTTTCTCCTATGGTTTTAAAGGCTGAGCTTACCTCCTTCCATCTCTTGTAAAGTTCCTTCCTTTCAGGATCATGTGTCCCATCAACCAGATTTGggttcaaatgcaaactgctgaATTATTTGCATCTGACTTGGTATTTGCATATTCTGAAATacaaatatttgcatttgtatttaaaaacacagggaagcttaaaaaacatttcaaatgcatttgaaaactgttcaatactacgactactaataataaagtagagagatgTTTCAGTTTTGCTGGTAAAGTTTATcgacctgaaagatgcaaactgaaggactccacttttgagaagttaatgtttattaaatgtaacaatcaaaacaagtaaaaataataaactgagctctcaattattatattgaactaataatttgcttaattagactttttgaATGGTTCCATTCAGGTGTTTGTAATGTGTTGGTATTAGCTGTTAATTACCTGTTAATTCAAAATAGCAACTTTAGTCAGTGCAATTTCAATGAAGTAATATACTCGAAGAGGGGACCGAAAAGCTATAAATAATATATGCTTAACCTACTGTGTCATTGCATACAGCATAAGTGTAATGTAGGCTAAATTAAATGTAGTAGGCcatccatatttatttaaattaacacaatTTTATTTTGACACATAAGCTGTTTTaagctactgtattttgtgacatagtTTGCTGAAAGGGTTTAATGAAGTAATTCAGAGCTTAGTCAATTAATACCTGTTGTATGGaagtgtatttgaaatgcatttggtatTCGTcccatatttgcatttgtatttagtttcatAGTAAATGCATCACATTTTCATTTGCATTGAGCAAATTCAGAATTccaaatacatgaatacatttgcatttgcatttaaatgcattCAACCCCATATCTGCCATTAACCATCTCTGATTGCCCTGTGACAGCTGTCAGAGGTCTCATAGGAGGGCAGCTTCACGCCTATCCAGTTCCTGTCAAATTAAATCCAGTGCTTAATCATAACTGTTTAATTGAATCATTAATAGGACATCCTAACAACACTTTTGAAACTCTCTGTACTGTGTGACCTGATGTTGTTCCCATTTTTATGTTCTTCATTGGCAGTCCGTCCCAAAGTGAGGCTGTTTGTGAAGAAAGCTACTGAATCTGTAGGTTCAGAGGTCACGTGTCATGTGACAGGGTTCTACCCTCGAGATGTGGATGTGACCTGGGTAAGAGACAGGCAGgacaccctggaggagggagTGTGGGTTGGGGAGGTGTTACCCAATAATGACGGAACCTACCAGGTTAGAAAGACCCTAACAGTGAGCCCAGAGGAGCAGAAGAAACACCGATACACCTGCCAAGTGGACCACGCCAGCCTGAAGGAGAAGATAGAGAAGGAATGGGGtaagagggagatagagagaacTGATATAAACCAGCTGAGCCTCACCAGTCAGGCTCCGCTAGGTTCCAGCTTGCCTAGGTTATGCTAGTGGAAAGGGGGTATTTAATACACAGAACCTGCAAAACTAATATTGCAAATGTCAAAACTGTAAAACCAAGAGCCTaagaattaaacaaattaaatgccTACGGCCAACAGACAGTGAACATGtttgatgtttattttctaaacacaaGTTAAACTGCAGTGAGTATAATTTAAACACGATCAGCTGATTTCACAGCCCCTGATTAGCACTGGACTCAGACTATCCAATGTTAACTTAGGTAAGGTAATCCAATAATAGTGTTAATTAGcatctgcaatgttttttttaaggttaaaCAAGtggatcaattattttttaaataaccccTTTGAAAACCATAATCTTTTGACCCAAATCATGTTTTATAAATCACTTTGTGACCTCATTCTTTTTTGTCCCATTTCAAAATCAAGTGATTGCgtttaacaatgtgttttaaattaaaattacagAAGTCTAAACACCAGCGTTTACAGGATCATTTACAGCTGTGCATCAATAAACACATGACTTAAATTTATAAATGCATCAcctgttttttggttttacagtgtTAAGATTGATTTCAAAACCTTGGTAAGCACTGTCAATAAAACAGAACTCCGTGCTGCACAGACACAGGCTGGTCCTCTCTGATTCAGTTCCCTGAAAGCCTGAATTGCcctgagtgtttgtgtttcagaggCTGGCTTACACACAGGCGGTATTGCCGGAGCGGTTGTGTCTGTACTGCTCCTGATCACTGTGACAATCACTGGAGTTGTGATCTGGAATAAGAAACGAGCTGGTGAGTGCGATGGGCGGCAGACCTGGTACTACTTTATTAAAGTTACTTTTAAATTACTACACATGTACTTTAACCTTCCAGCTGCCTCTTATTTGGACAATTTCCATGTCAAAAATGCCATTTTTTTCTTCcaatttttcattcttagcccccatgtaaacattttggacagttttcaaaccaatttttgctttatttttaacattacagACGTAATTTGACATATTGTAATATTGTACATAATGATATGGttctgaaaatgctacttaccaaaacgatgctttctcaatgcaagatgtattgtaggaaTATACAGTGCTGTTTAAAatctcatgtactgtatatacagtatatattttttccattagATCTTTATGCTAGTGAAAAGGAcaagaaaaaaagcttttttctCATGGAAAAGACAAATGATATCAAGTTTTTATTGCAGGCGTTATAACTTTCACAGACAGTACTGAATTTAActtgttaaaaagaaaatcagtGGGCATGATGGATAACCAAAATATAACATTggcttatttttaaacagtagAAGGTCAACATTCTTGGAAATAGGGAAAATAAATTTTGCACATGCAGAGAAATTACTGCCCACTAATCTGACGTGAATGGCAAATTCTGACAATTTTTTCTCCACAACGAAAATGCATGATAGGCAGCTGGAAGGTTAAATAGAATGCATTATAGGCAACAGAGCAACAGTGATTTTAACTGTAGGCTTTTAAAATCAGCCAGAACTGAACATTAATCCTGTGTTTTATTCACCCCCAGGTGGAAAGGACCCTGAATACTCAGGAGTTCAAAGTGAGTATCTAAAATGGATTTGAAATTGAACAATTATGGACTTTTGGATTTCAAAAGACTAGAATTCTAAacatgcattgtattttttttgcaatggTTAATCATGTCTAAAGCAATAGCACTTTTTCCActgttaaaaatgtgtgttttacttATTACCGTCGTCCATCCTTTCCTGATATCTGATTCTTTATTTGCAGTAACCGAACTAACCAGCTCGGGCAATGATTCTGCAGGTACCGACTCAACTTTATTCATTGTGATACAACACAGATCTCCAACACTGCCTGTAAATACAGCGCACACATAACATAGTCAGTTCTAAATGAATATCTACAATGTGCTGTGCTTGGGCAGATTGTGAATGCTGAGGATGACCTCATCCAAACAGTATTCTAACTAATGACAGGTAATAAGACCaaaccctgggtaagggcatctgctaataaataatgataaaaaagtGAGACTGGTTTATGTGAATTACTCTCTCAAGCCACTCTTTTCTTTGATGGTCTGCCTTACTGCACTGGGTGGAGTAGACTGGACTCTGGATTCCATGCTCATAGTGCTTGATGACAGTAACCGTCTCCTTGTCTCCTATCTGCTGTTTCAGGAGCTGCTATGGGGCTGACTGCAGAGGAAATGGAAACCCAACACATCTGAGCTTCAGCTTTTACATGAGCCCTTCACCGGTTACTGGAAACACGACTTTATCATACCATCATATTACAGAACTTGTGAAAACATTTCAACGAGCTTAAAGGGTTCCTATAAACATATCAATGTTATATTAAATATCTTTACTTACTTGTCAGGATCCCCAAATGATTTAATATGATCCGATCGTTTTCCAAAAGTGTGCGTTCTGGAGGGCAATCTTAAATGATCTATAAATGTAAACATTTACCTTTCATAGGCAAGGCAATGGAGACTGGCTCTTCCTTGCAGTACCGAACACGTCATAATAAGTGACCTTGTGACCTCTTGTGCAGACGCAACCATTCTAATTATACGCCCTTCTGGAAAATATACATTCTCAATaaagaaaacaagcaaaaacaacagtaccgtgtgtgtgtgtgaagttgaAAATATACATTCTCAATacagaaaacaagcaaaaacaacagtaccgtgtgtgtgtgtgaagttgaagggcattttaaaaaagaaaaaagatactgTAATCTAAACATGTTGCGTGTCTATTAGACTGAATGCTAGATTTAAAAGCTATGAGCACCGTTCCAAATCAATCTTCCTGAATTTACAGTATGTATTCATTGTATAATTTACCTTTTATTGTTGGATGAAAGTACAcacttcacaaaaaaatacaattgtttcttctaacttggcttcttgtAAAGGCTTTTGTAAATTGACCAAAAAATGAAGCcaagttaaaagaaacaattgTGACAATCTTGGGCCCCACCACCTTTCCAATTGGGCCTATTTCTTTGATGCTTGACAAGGCTGCCTAATTCAAGGCTActtgagatccattccagtcctggtctttattccaatcAGGTCCTACATTAGTTAATAGCCTCTCAACAGGTTCTATTAACTATTTTCGAACCTGCTTGGAGTTGAgttgaaaaaagcggtcggctgttGGCAGACGCATccgaggacagtgtgtgtttgtctttgccgctcccgagtcagcgccgGGGTGATAGCAGTGAGCTAAAAATAATTGgaatgccaaattgggagaaaataataaaataattgatgGTTATTAAATCCAGcgttagtagttttttttttcttttccttgggATAAGGGGGATTAGTGTAGAtgtaatgtccttttttttttgttaattagcgtgtgcttcgcctggggtcgctgccagtcccgctttgcctggggtcgctgctggctctgctttgcctggggtcgctgccggtaccgcttcgcctggggtcaatgccggctctgctttgcctggggtcaatgccggctctgctttgcctggggtcaatgccggctctgctttgcctggggtcaatgccggctctgctttgcctggggtcgctgccggctctgctttgcctggggtcgctgccggtaccgcttcgcctggggtcaatgccggctctgctttgcctggggtcaatgccggctctgctttgcctggggtcaatgccggctctgctttgcctggggtcaatgccggctctgctttgcctggggtcgctgccggctctgctttgcctggggtcggtGCTGcttctgcttcgcctggggtcactttGAACAGCATTTTCGTCAGTTTAGTAGCCAGTTGGAGGAGCCCATAACTTGGCTTTCATTAAAGGGAGCTAATGGTTTAGCCATCCCATATACAATATATCCTCTGTATGGAACAGCAAATGTTCATGGGCTGCCCCCATCTCCTTACAAAGAGCACCGTACAATATGGTTTGCATTGGACGTCTCTTAATCAAGCTTACTATTTAGACAACTGAATCTAACACTTCTTCAAGATTTAATTGCAATGACTTGGATGCGAGGGCCTCTCTGTGCAAAATGCCATGGGTCACTGTTACATCAGGTGCAAGTTTTCTAACATGAGCAATGAAGCCTGATTTATAACCCACCATACTCTTGGCACCATCTGTGCAGATCCCAACGCAGTCACTCCATTCCAAGTGCAAGTTCTTCAAGTTTGAATCCACTAACCTGAAAAATGTCCTCACCCTTAGTGGTCTTATATAAGTGATCACAAAATACAAATTCCTCTTGAATATCTCCATCACTCACAAACCTTACAAATACAATTACCTGAGGCAGTCCAGATACATCAGTTGATTCGTCCAACTGTAGAGCAAAACTTTTGTAGTGCTGTATTTTCTCTACAAGAGCTTTCTGAATATCACAGGACATATCCTGAATCCTTTTTTGCTACTGTATCATTTGAGAGGGGGATTGAATCCACTTTCCTGGCTGCTTCTTCACCTAACAGACTTTTACAGAAGTCTaacagaagagcaaccagaattatcccaggtttaaaaggcatgtcgtatgcagacaggctaaaagaattgaatctattcagtcttgaacaaagaagactacgcggagatctgattcaaacattcaaaatcctaaaaggtatagacaatgtcaacccgggggacttctttgacttgaaaaaagaaaaaaaggaccaggggtcataaatggagattagataaaggggcattcagaacacaaaataggaggcacttttttacacagagaattgtgagggtctggaaccaactccccagtaatgttgttgaagctgacaccctgggatccttcaagaagctgcttgatgagattctgggatcaataagctactaacaaccaaacgagcaagatgggctgaatggcctcctctcgtttgtaaactttcttatgttcttatgttcttatgttctcacaaggtttttaaatataaaaacaataacaaatacgcggcgcgtTTAACtgcgctgcaaacaaaaatacaaataataataaataaatatataggggcgggacactccgccacaatttCCCATCTGTGTCTGCAGGAGGAAACCTTTTCATGCTCGGCTAAAAAAGCCATAAACATTCGTTTGCAATTCGGAACCACTTACCTGTGTGAATCTGGATTTCAATATTGTCATACTTGAAGAAcaagtatattttaattatttacccCCACCCCCGTTTCCATTTCCAAATTTGAGATGGGTCTTGAGAAGGCAGTGAATCGTTGTTTTGGGTCCTCAAGCAGAAAAGTTTAAGAACCTatggtctagatgaagacatttctgagtcaacataaactcctaggtctttttcatagattccttcttcaatttcagtatctcggGTCCCAACGagttcgcgcagggtcccagcggttgCGAAATGGTccgtggcccctccccagcgca
Encoded proteins:
- the LOC117425365 gene encoding major histocompatibility complex class I-related gene protein-like isoform X2 — encoded protein: MVVSLLGYQTQYQTLPVLLLLVLLKSASAGTNTMIWSFTKTTGETWHPEFFAVGMFNDVILASFNSNNLQPVSHYNWLEKAVSQKDWEESSLHAFNNEQLYKEKLETLMKCFNHSRGVHTFQRVVGCELDDDGTSRVIYEDAYDGNNLPSVNSQSDTCIANAQDPFFKQISEVIKAYFVNKHTAECILYLERFLKHGKNTLKRRVRPKVRLFVKKATESVGSEVTCHVTGFYPRDVDVTWVRDRQDTLEEGVWVGEVLPNNDGTYQVRKTLTVSPEEQKKHRYTCQVDHASLKEKIEKEWEAGLHTGGIAGAVVSVLLLITVTITGVVIWNKKRAGGKDPEYSGVQITELTSSGNDSAGAAMGLTAEEMETQHI
- the LOC117425365 gene encoding DLA class I histocompatibility antigen, A9/A9 alpha chain-like isoform X3 — translated: MVVSLLGYQTQYQTLPVLLLLVLLKSASAGVHTFQRVVGCELDDDGTSRVIYEDAYDGNNLPSVNSQSDTCIANAQDPFFKQISEVIKAYFVNKHTAECILYLERFLKHGKNTLKRRVRPKVRLFVKKATESVGSEVTCHVTGFYPRDVDVTWVRDRQDTLEEGVWVGEVLPNNDGTYQVRKTLTVSPEEQKKHRYTCQVDHASLKEKIEKEWEAGLHTGGIAGAVVSVLLLITVTITGVVIWNKKRAGGKDPEYSGVQITELTSSGNDSAGAAMGLTAEEMETQHI
- the LOC117425365 gene encoding major histocompatibility complex class I-related gene protein-like isoform X1, producing MGRMASSRFVNFLMFLTHVQQLSQFSSLPCVRCCFCPIPGTNTMIWSFTKTTGETWHPEFFAVGMFNDVILASFNSNNLQPVSHYNWLEKAVSQKDWEESSLHAFNNEQLYKEKLETLMKCFNHSRGVHTFQRVVGCELDDDGTSRVIYEDAYDGNNLPSVNSQSDTCIANAQDPFFKQISEVIKAYFVNKHTAECILYLERFLKHGKNTLKRRVRPKVRLFVKKATESVGSEVTCHVTGFYPRDVDVTWVRDRQDTLEEGVWVGEVLPNNDGTYQVRKTLTVSPEEQKKHRYTCQVDHASLKEKIEKEWEAGLHTGGIAGAVVSVLLLITVTITGVVIWNKKRAGGKDPEYSGVQITELTSSGNDSAGAAMGLTAEEMETQHI